From the Rhinoderma darwinii isolate aRhiDar2 chromosome 12, aRhiDar2.hap1, whole genome shotgun sequence genome, one window contains:
- the ENSA gene encoding alpha-endosulfine, with the protein MSEKYEGDVHLEETGDEKQDSQEKEAVTPEKAEEQKLKAKYPNLGQKPGGSDFLMKRLQKGQKYFDSGDYNMAKAKMKNKQLPCAGPDKNLVTGDHIPTPQDLPQRKSSLVTSKLAG; encoded by the exons ATGTCGGAGAAGTACGAAGGGGACGTGCACCTGGAGGAAACCGGCGATGAGAAGCAG GACTCCCAAGAGAAGGAGGCAGTAACGCCTGAGAAAGCAGAGGAGCAGAAGCTGAAGGCCAAATACCCCAACCTAGGGCAGAAGCCGGGGGGCTCGGATTTCCTTATGAAGAGGCTTCAGAAAGGG CAAAAGTACTTTGATTCGGGAGACTACAACATGGCAAAGGCCAAGATGAAGAACAAGCAGCTGCCCTGCGCCGGGCCCGATAAGAACCTGGTGACCGGTGACCACATCCCCACGCCGCAGGACCTCCCGCAGAGGAAATCGTCACTCGTTACCAGCAAGCTAGCAGGGTAG